GAATTGTTTCAAAATCAATGCCTGGCGAACGTCCAGTGTCTGTCCTTTTTCACAAACCAGATATGGTGTGTCAATAGTAATCTTCCCGCTCATAATCTTGGTTGGAATTTTAAACTTGTTTCTCAAAGTAGGTTCCAAACTATGCACCATTGGGacatcttcttcttctggaATCTGACCTCCTCGAGAATACACAATACCCGCTGGTATTTCGAAAGTTAAGGGCGCCTTAGTCTTAGGTCTCGAGTAATCAGCCCTCACATACGATTTAAAGTAATCTTCAACAGTGGTACGTTCCTCATCAGTAAATAGAAGACCTGTTACACCGCTACAGTGTTTCGTTAATCGGCTTAGGTTTTCCTtatattcttcttctctaGTAATTCCCAATGCCTTTTCCAAAACCTTACGCTTACCCATGATCAGTTTAGATCCTTGCCAGCTATTCCTGATCTCCTGTAGCACAGGTGTTCTCACATCATCCAAATGTAAAACCCAAACGTACCTGTAGCTATCCAACGCTGACCTTACTTCATCAAAGATTCTTTCCTTATTTTCTCTACCTTTCTTATCGGTTTGAGCGAGAGTCACTAACTTATGACGCTTAGATCTAGGCATGATTGTTAAATGCTTGATTTATCTTTCTGAGTGGAAAGTTGTGTCAGTtgagatgagatgagatgagatgagtTAAGACAGTCTAATGAAAGCCGATActaaaaaaattttcagtCTAGAAGGCGTTTGTGAAGAAACAAATATTACTTTTCGTGTGTCACCGTAAACGTAGAAGAAATAGAGTGATTAATTATTATATGAATAATAATAGCCTACGCAGAGGGCATGTTAAACTGTTAATTAATATTGATTAGTGGAACTTAGACATTTCTCGTGTTAGCGGTGTCTTTCTCTGAGTCTTATTTTTATTCAATAAGTTAACTCTCTGGTATTGTTGTTGATTGGCGTCGATTAGCAGAATGAATCGAGGGGAGGAGTTTTACGAACACGACAGCGATTATGCTATTAGTAGCGAACATGAAGAAGGCTCAAGAGATGATGGTGGCTATTCTTatcaagaagaagaagaagaagaagacgacgacgacgacgacgatgaagaagaagacgatGAATATTCTAACTTCTATGATGAGTATGAGGAAGACGGAGGGGAACATTTGAATGGTGCTGAAGATAATGAGGAAGAGGAGGACATCGATGAGGTTATTTCTCCAGGTCGTGCAGCTGCAGACGGTAATGCCGATAGATGGGTGTCATCTCTGCAGGAATTATTGGGAACATTGGCTCAAGGGATGGAAGGTAGA
The Eremothecium sinecaudum strain ATCC 58844 chromosome II, complete sequence DNA segment above includes these coding regions:
- the MRT4 gene encoding ribosome assembly factor MRT4 (Syntenic homolog of Ashbya gossypii ABR012C; Syntenic homolog of Saccharomyces cerevisiae YKL009W (MRT4)), which encodes MPRSKRHKLVTLAQTDKKGRENKERIFDEVRSALDSYRYVWVLHLDDVRTPVLQEIRNSWQGSKLIMGKRKVLEKALGITREEEYKENLSRLTKHCSGVTGLLFTDEERTTVEDYFKSYVRADYSRPKTKAPLTFEIPAGIVYSRGGQIPEEEDVPMVHSLEPTLRNKFKIPTKIMSGKITIDTPYLVCEKGQTLDVRQALILKQFGVAAAEFRVKLAAFYDNENAQLEAVSINME